A genomic window from Massilia sp. METH4 includes:
- the maiA gene encoding maleylacetoacetate isomerase has protein sequence MKLHTYFRSSAAYRVRIALNLKGIAAELVPVHLLKDGGEQFAAAYDVLNPQHLVPVLEHDGLVLAQSLAIMEYLDETHPQPPLLPADPRGRARVRALAQVIACDIHPIDNLRVLKYLSERLGVSPEQKNEWYRHWVALGLQAMERQLAGSPETGLFCHGDTPTIADCCLVPQLYNARRFDCELAPYPTLAAIAERCEALPAFDAARPERQPDAQ, from the coding sequence ATGAAGCTCCACACCTACTTCCGCAGCTCCGCCGCCTACCGCGTGCGCATCGCCCTCAACCTGAAAGGCATCGCGGCCGAGCTGGTTCCCGTCCACCTGTTGAAGGATGGCGGCGAGCAGTTCGCGGCGGCCTACGACGTGCTCAATCCTCAGCACCTGGTGCCGGTGCTGGAACACGACGGCCTGGTGCTGGCGCAATCGCTGGCGATCATGGAATACCTGGACGAAACGCACCCGCAGCCGCCGCTGCTCCCCGCCGATCCGCGCGGCCGGGCCCGCGTGCGCGCGCTGGCACAGGTGATCGCCTGCGACATCCACCCGATCGACAACCTGCGGGTCTTGAAATACCTGAGCGAGAGACTGGGCGTTTCGCCCGAGCAGAAGAACGAGTGGTACCGGCACTGGGTGGCGCTGGGCCTGCAGGCAATGGAGCGGCAGCTCGCCGGCTCGCCCGAGACAGGCCTTTTCTGCCATGGCGATACGCCGACGATCGCCGACTGTTGCCTCGTGCCGCAGCTCTACAACGCGCGCCGCTTCGATTGCGAGCTGGCGCCGTATCCCACGCTCGCGGCGATCGCCGAGCGCTGCGAGGCGCTACCGGCGTTCGATGCCGCGCGACCGGAGCGCCAGCCCGACGCGCAGTAG
- a CDS encoding MFS transporter: MNTVIGKPVAGTRPQGGERISGARLRAIFVGSAGNLVEWFDFYCYAAFALYFANSFFPAQDPTAQMMSTAGIFALGFFVRPLGGILFGHLGDRHGRKVALMASVLLMCVGSLLIACAPTYATAGILSPCILLLARLLQGLSLGGEYGASATYLSEMADSKRRGFYASFQYVTLIGGQLLALVLLLVLQNFVLDDQQLRDWGWRIPFVIGALLALVALMMRHDMPETQSFEAARKKAKPMGGLKQLAQHPKEVLLVIGLTMGGTLAFYVYTVYMQKFLRLSVGLTDAQTTAVSAGSLLFAMCLQPLYGALSDRIGRRPLLVAFALLGTIFTVPLLTAIRNASGPWEAFGLIACAWIIVSGYTSINALVKAELFPASIRATGVGVPYAVAVSVFGGTAEYLGLWFKSINLESGFYWYTTGVIACTLIVCCFMRDTAANSRIDAEARDQ; this comes from the coding sequence ATGAACACAGTCATCGGCAAGCCGGTCGCCGGCACACGGCCGCAAGGCGGCGAGCGCATTTCCGGCGCGCGGCTGCGCGCGATCTTCGTTGGTTCGGCAGGCAACCTGGTCGAATGGTTCGATTTTTACTGCTATGCTGCCTTCGCCCTCTACTTCGCGAATTCGTTCTTCCCCGCCCAGGACCCGACGGCACAGATGATGTCGACGGCGGGCATCTTCGCGCTGGGCTTCTTCGTGCGCCCGCTCGGCGGCATCCTGTTCGGCCATCTCGGCGACCGGCACGGCCGCAAGGTAGCCCTGATGGCGTCGGTGCTGCTGATGTGCGTCGGCTCGCTGCTGATCGCCTGCGCGCCAACGTATGCCACGGCGGGGATCCTGTCGCCCTGCATCCTGCTCCTGGCGCGCCTGCTGCAAGGCCTGAGCCTGGGCGGTGAATACGGCGCCAGCGCCACCTATCTGTCGGAAATGGCGGACTCGAAGCGAAGGGGGTTCTATGCCAGTTTCCAGTACGTTACGCTGATCGGCGGCCAGCTGCTGGCGCTGGTGCTGCTGCTGGTCCTCCAGAACTTCGTGCTCGACGACCAGCAACTGCGTGACTGGGGCTGGCGCATTCCGTTCGTGATCGGCGCATTGCTCGCGCTGGTGGCATTGATGATGCGTCACGACATGCCGGAAACGCAATCGTTCGAGGCAGCCCGCAAGAAAGCCAAGCCGATGGGCGGGCTCAAGCAGCTCGCCCAGCATCCGAAGGAAGTGCTGCTGGTGATCGGCCTCACCATGGGCGGCACGCTGGCGTTCTACGTGTACACCGTCTACATGCAGAAGTTCCTGCGCCTTTCCGTGGGCCTCACCGATGCGCAGACCACCGCCGTCTCGGCCGGCTCCCTGCTCTTCGCCATGTGCCTGCAGCCGCTGTACGGCGCGCTGTCCGACCGGATCGGCCGCCGTCCGCTGCTCGTGGCGTTCGCGCTGCTCGGCACGATCTTCACCGTACCCCTGCTGACCGCCATCCGCAACGCCAGCGGCCCATGGGAGGCGTTCGGCCTGATCGCCTGTGCGTGGATCATCGTTTCCGGCTACACCTCGATCAACGCCCTGGTGAAGGCCGAGCTCTTCCCGGCGAGCATCCGCGCCACCGGCGTGGGCGTGCCGTATGCAGTGGCGGTATCGGTATTTGGCGGCACGGCCGAGTACCTTGGGCTGTGGTTCAAGTCGATCAACCTGGAAAGCGGCTTTTACTGGTACACCACCGGCGTGATTGCCTGCACGCTGATCGTCTGCTGCTTCATGCGCGATACTGCGGCGAATTCGAGGATCGATGCGGAGGCGCGCGACCAATGA
- a CDS encoding LysM peptidoglycan-binding domain-containing protein, which yields MKSVEALKTEARRQTKYEQWQNTIDEAINDSRWHRYDCDIRRTVNIFNSHLSGNGYTSLDWQYVKAMIWTESGGPDNPAWRENPMQIGNEGDPGLRALLVGNEGGELIMPTSLRQRLTIASVTTNLRHNIEAGVAYLLMRHARYDIQTVKDANDKRIHSVMVKAGDSLDRIARKNDTTVEILKTSNGAHVFLRPGQTLQYQKAALRKVIIGWELITPASIAKRYNVGDPSYSRKISYCLEVIRRSKVGGETCD from the coding sequence ATGAAAAGCGTAGAGGCTTTGAAGACGGAGGCGAGACGACAGACGAAGTATGAACAGTGGCAGAACACTATTGACGAAGCTATCAATGATTCACGATGGCACAGGTACGACTGCGACATTCGACGTACCGTAAATATATTCAATAGCCACCTGAGTGGCAACGGTTACACGTCCCTCGACTGGCAATACGTTAAAGCCATGATTTGGACCGAAAGCGGTGGTCCCGATAACCCGGCGTGGAGAGAGAATCCCATGCAAATCGGGAACGAGGGGGATCCTGGGTTACGTGCGCTTCTTGTCGGGAATGAAGGTGGAGAGCTCATCATGCCAACTTCGTTACGGCAACGGTTAACCATCGCGTCCGTTACGACCAATCTTCGCCACAACATCGAGGCAGGCGTAGCATACCTTCTGATGCGCCATGCCCGTTATGATATCCAGACAGTGAAGGATGCTAACGACAAACGGATCCATTCCGTCATGGTCAAAGCTGGTGATAGTCTTGATCGGATCGCCCGAAAAAATGACACGACGGTCGAGATTCTGAAGACAAGCAATGGTGCCCATGTTTTCCTGCGGCCCGGGCAGACATTGCAGTATCAGAAGGCTGCCTTGCGTAAAGTCATTATTGGCTGGGAATTGATAACACCAGCCAGCATCGCCAAACGCTATAACGTTGGTGATCCTAGTTACAGTCGGAAGATCAGCTACTGCCTGGAAGTCATCCGTCGAAGTAAGGTTGGTGGTGAGACATGCGATTGA
- a CDS encoding response regulator, giving the protein MKDLPLTLYVVDDDEALRRSMLLLLFAQGLAVQAFASGEAFLEAVDTRQPGCVILDLRMGGMSGLGVFDRLLAEHSPLVTLFLSGHGDIPTALEAVRRGAYDWVTKPDTQQLLDKLPAAIGEARARGQASRLWDELTPREREVARLVGLGQPNKEIARVLVPPCGPRSVETHRANIFHKLQCANDNELGRWLAAHPWLG; this is encoded by the coding sequence ATGAAAGACCTGCCATTGACGCTCTATGTCGTCGACGACGACGAAGCCCTGCGCCGTTCCATGCTGCTCCTGCTGTTCGCGCAGGGGCTCGCGGTGCAGGCGTTCGCATCCGGCGAGGCATTCCTCGAAGCCGTGGATACGCGCCAGCCCGGCTGCGTGATCCTGGACTTGCGCATGGGCGGCATGAGCGGCCTGGGCGTGTTCGACCGGCTGCTGGCCGAGCACAGCCCGCTTGTCACCCTGTTCCTGTCCGGCCATGGCGACATTCCCACTGCGCTGGAGGCGGTGCGGCGCGGCGCCTACGATTGGGTGACCAAGCCCGATACCCAGCAATTGCTGGACAAGCTTCCCGCCGCCATCGGCGAGGCACGGGCACGCGGCCAGGCCAGCAGGCTGTGGGACGAGCTCACGCCGCGGGAACGCGAAGTGGCCCGCCTGGTCGGCCTGGGGCAGCCCAACAAGGAGATCGCCCGCGTGCTGGTGCCACCCTGCGGCCCGCGCTCGGTCGAAACCCATCGCGCCAATATCTTTCACAAGCTGCAATGCGCCAACGACAACGAGCTTGGCCGCTGGCTTGCCGCCCACCCGTGGCTGGGGTAG
- a CDS encoding PAS domain S-box protein encodes MPSLFGSRPWRRVLMLAGALVLIVATGNWAGERELQAKMAALRQATAAHVLGLRGLVEKHDFLPHATARHPDVRALLRDPGDPALRARVNAYFADLQKTTGAAALFLIDRTGLTLAASNWNAPSSFIGHSYRRRPYFEDALEGRRGLFFGLGLTTGQSGLFIAEPVRMGSDVLGVMVVKISLEPLEGTWRRGANPVALRDSRGIVFLSGVPEWLFHSIGPVSAADLKWVVEHGQYGNRDHFNVLPWKTAPSEAAPGFTMRATVNGRKMEWLALDTPLPELGWTVTVTEDMREVRQARRLALALATLAAALLLLGVLYWRLRERRYAEQQSARIELERRVEERTRDLQEAHAFRKAMEDSLLIGMRARDPEGTIIYVNPALCAMVGYGPEELLGCRPPYPYWHPDDLAKQARESDEALQGRAAPHGFESRIRHKDGRDVITMVYTAPLIDAQGVHRGWMSSVLDITDQKQAEARQRDQELRLQRSARLASAGEMASTLAHELNQPLMALSNFAMAARALVARGEPELLTGALDEIVEQSARASEIVKRVRAMINPQRADYCNFTIDDVLAHAGTLLKPELDRHGMTLRLALADTGVQVRGDRVLLEQVLVNLIHNAMQAMQELPRQRRRIVLGSERVSQGVRIAVTDQGPGIAGDQLEQIFAPFFTTKPDGLGLGLNICRTIVEAHGGCMAVENGTDGGAVFSFTLPIVS; translated from the coding sequence ATGCCATCGTTGTTCGGATCACGGCCATGGCGCCGCGTGCTCATGCTGGCCGGTGCGCTGGTCCTGATCGTGGCCACGGGGAACTGGGCCGGGGAGCGCGAACTGCAGGCCAAGATGGCGGCGCTGCGCCAGGCGACGGCGGCCCATGTGCTGGGGCTGCGCGGCCTGGTCGAGAAGCACGATTTCCTGCCGCATGCCACGGCGCGGCATCCCGACGTGCGAGCCTTGCTGCGCGATCCCGGCGATCCGGCACTGCGCGCGCGCGTCAATGCCTACTTTGCCGACCTGCAAAAGACTACCGGTGCCGCCGCCCTGTTCCTGATCGACCGGACAGGCTTGACACTGGCAGCCAGCAACTGGAACGCTCCATCGAGCTTCATCGGCCACTCCTACCGGCGGCGCCCGTATTTCGAGGATGCGCTCGAGGGCCGCCGGGGGCTGTTCTTCGGCCTTGGCCTGACGACCGGGCAATCAGGCCTCTTCATCGCGGAGCCGGTGCGCATGGGCAGCGACGTGCTGGGCGTGATGGTGGTGAAGATCAGCCTGGAACCGCTGGAAGGCACGTGGCGGCGCGGCGCCAATCCTGTCGCGCTCAGGGACAGCCGCGGCATCGTCTTCCTGAGCGGCGTACCGGAATGGCTGTTCCACAGTATCGGGCCCGTTTCCGCTGCCGACCTGAAATGGGTCGTCGAACACGGCCAGTATGGCAACCGTGACCATTTCAACGTCCTGCCCTGGAAAACCGCGCCGAGCGAAGCCGCTCCCGGCTTCACCATGCGGGCAACCGTGAACGGCCGCAAGATGGAATGGCTGGCCCTGGATACGCCGCTGCCGGAGCTGGGGTGGACCGTGACGGTGACCGAGGACATGCGCGAAGTCCGCCAGGCGCGCCGGCTGGCACTTGCCCTGGCCACGCTGGCGGCAGCCCTGCTGCTGCTCGGTGTGCTGTATTGGAGGCTGCGGGAAAGGCGCTATGCCGAACAGCAGTCCGCCCGCATCGAGCTGGAACGGCGGGTCGAGGAGCGCACCCGGGATCTCCAGGAAGCCCATGCGTTCCGCAAGGCGATGGAGGATTCCCTGTTGATCGGCATGCGTGCCCGCGACCCGGAGGGCACGATCATCTACGTCAACCCCGCGCTGTGCGCCATGGTGGGCTACGGCCCCGAGGAATTGCTGGGCTGCCGGCCGCCCTACCCGTACTGGCACCCGGACGACCTGGCCAAGCAAGCGCGGGAAAGCGATGAAGCCCTGCAAGGCCGCGCCGCGCCGCATGGTTTCGAGTCGCGGATCCGGCACAAGGATGGCCGCGATGTGATCACCATGGTCTACACCGCACCGCTGATCGACGCCCAGGGCGTGCACCGCGGCTGGATGAGTTCAGTCCTGGATATTACCGACCAGAAGCAGGCCGAGGCACGGCAACGCGACCAGGAATTGCGGCTGCAGCGCAGTGCGCGCTTGGCGAGTGCCGGCGAGATGGCCTCGACACTGGCGCATGAGCTCAACCAGCCCTTGATGGCCCTTTCCAACTTCGCCATGGCGGCGCGGGCGCTCGTCGCCCGCGGAGAGCCGGAACTGCTCACCGGAGCGCTGGATGAAATCGTGGAACAATCCGCGCGGGCCAGCGAAATCGTCAAGCGCGTTCGCGCCATGATCAACCCGCAACGGGCCGATTACTGCAATTTCACCATCGACGACGTGCTGGCCCACGCCGGCACGCTGCTCAAGCCGGAGCTGGACCGGCACGGCATGACGCTGCGCCTGGCATTGGCCGATACCGGCGTGCAGGTTCGCGGCGACAGGGTCTTGCTCGAGCAGGTTCTGGTCAACCTGATCCATAATGCCATGCAAGCCATGCAGGAGCTGCCGCGCCAGCGCCGCCGCATCGTGCTGGGCAGCGAGCGCGTTTCCCAGGGCGTGCGCATCGCGGTGACCGACCAGGGGCCGGGCATTGCAGGCGACCAGCTCGAACAGATCTTCGCGCCGTTCTTCACCACCAAGCCAGATGGCCTGGGACTGGGCCTGAACATCTGCCGCACCATCGTCGAAGCGCATGGCGGTTGCATGGCCGTCGAGAACGGCACCGATGGCGGCGCCGTTTTTTCCTTCACTCTGCCAATCGTGTCATGA
- a CDS encoding APC family permease — MKNNKIREIILGKPLDPLAKETRHSMALVAFLAWVGLGADGLSSSAYGPEETFKALGAHTHLGLYMALATAVTVFIIALAYNQVIELFPTGGGGYRVATKLVGPYLGLIAGCALILDYVLTIAISIASGVDALASFLPLWFQPYKLWAEAFFIGLLIVMNLRGLKEAIQILLPIFIGFVITHLVLIVYGIAAHASYLPDLVPSTIDETQALAGTVGWAGVAGMLLLAYSHGGGTYTGLEAVSNNINLLAEPRVRTGKVTMLYMALSLAFTASGIILLYLLWDATPITGETLNASTFRSIIDNAIPNGGVLNQVLLAVVLAFEAGLLFVAANTGFLGGPSVLANMAGDSWVPHKFRYLSTRLVTQNGILVMGLGALAILFWTGGSVTLLVVLYSISVFLTFAISLLGLVLYWTRNRKKGTHWLRRLLLSLVGFVICAGILIVLLVERFMEGGWATVLIIGVMAAMCIWVRNHYRGTKQAIHSVDEVFATQPFGPNREPIEPKADDQTAVFIVGTSRGGGLHALLWVQRMFPGHFKNFIFVNARTVDSHVYGGEGAMDRMRDEAAETLEYFVDFCHSHGMASSSYLGFGTDAVEEVSRLCEEISREFPHSIFFTSKLIFASDNWLIRMLHNQASLAVQRRLHLEGLQMVILPMKV, encoded by the coding sequence ATGAAGAACAATAAGATCCGCGAAATCATCCTGGGCAAGCCGCTCGACCCGCTCGCGAAGGAAACCCGCCACTCGATGGCGCTGGTGGCCTTCCTGGCGTGGGTGGGACTGGGGGCGGACGGCCTCTCGTCCTCCGCCTACGGGCCGGAAGAAACCTTCAAGGCGCTGGGCGCGCACACGCACCTTGGCCTGTACATGGCACTGGCCACGGCCGTCACCGTGTTCATCATCGCGCTGGCATACAACCAGGTCATCGAACTGTTCCCCACCGGCGGCGGCGGCTACCGCGTGGCGACGAAGCTGGTGGGGCCGTATCTCGGCCTGATCGCCGGCTGCGCGCTGATCCTCGACTATGTGCTGACGATCGCGATCTCGATCGCTTCCGGCGTCGACGCGCTGGCGTCCTTCCTGCCGCTCTGGTTCCAGCCCTATAAGTTATGGGCCGAGGCGTTCTTCATCGGCCTGTTGATCGTGATGAACCTGCGCGGCCTGAAGGAAGCGATCCAGATCCTGCTGCCGATCTTCATCGGCTTCGTGATCACGCACCTGGTGCTGATCGTGTATGGCATCGCCGCTCACGCATCGTACCTGCCGGACCTGGTGCCGAGCACCATCGACGAGACCCAGGCGCTGGCCGGCACCGTGGGCTGGGCCGGCGTGGCCGGCATGCTGCTGCTTGCGTACTCGCATGGCGGCGGCACCTACACGGGGCTGGAGGCCGTGTCCAACAACATCAACCTGCTGGCCGAGCCGCGTGTGCGCACCGGCAAGGTGACGATGCTCTACATGGCCCTGTCGCTGGCGTTCACGGCCAGCGGCATCATCCTGCTCTACCTGCTGTGGGATGCTACGCCGATCACGGGCGAAACGCTCAACGCTTCCACCTTCCGCAGCATCATCGACAACGCGATACCAAACGGCGGGGTACTGAACCAGGTCTTGCTGGCCGTGGTGCTGGCCTTCGAGGCGGGGCTGCTGTTCGTCGCCGCCAATACCGGTTTCCTCGGCGGCCCATCGGTGCTGGCGAACATGGCCGGCGATTCGTGGGTGCCGCACAAGTTCCGCTACCTCTCCACGCGGCTGGTCACGCAGAACGGCATCCTCGTGATGGGCCTGGGCGCGCTGGCGATCCTGTTCTGGACCGGCGGCAGCGTCACCCTGCTGGTGGTGCTGTATTCGATTTCCGTGTTCCTCACGTTCGCGATCTCGCTGCTCGGCCTGGTGCTGTACTGGACGCGCAACCGGAAGAAGGGCACCCACTGGCTGCGCCGGCTGCTGCTGTCGCTGGTCGGCTTCGTGATCTGCGCCGGCATCCTGATCGTGCTGCTGGTCGAGCGCTTCATGGAGGGCGGCTGGGCCACGGTCCTGATCATCGGCGTCATGGCCGCGATGTGCATCTGGGTGCGCAATCACTACCGCGGCACCAAGCAGGCGATCCACTCGGTGGACGAGGTATTCGCCACGCAGCCCTTCGGCCCGAACCGCGAGCCGATCGAGCCGAAGGCGGACGACCAGACGGCCGTCTTCATCGTCGGCACGTCGCGCGGCGGCGGCTTGCACGCGCTGCTGTGGGTGCAGCGCATGTTCCCCGGCCACTTCAAGAACTTCATCTTCGTGAACGCCCGCACCGTGGACTCGCATGTGTACGGCGGCGAAGGCGCCATGGACCGCATGCGCGACGAGGCGGCCGAAACGCTCGAGTACTTCGTCGACTTCTGCCACAGCCACGGCATGGCGTCTTCTTCGTATCTGGGCTTCGGCACGGACGCGGTGGAAGAGGTGAGCCGGCTGTGCGAAGAGATCAGCCGCGAATTCCCGCATTCGATCTTCTTCACCAGCAAGCTCATCTTCGCCAGCGATAACTGGCTGATTCGCATGCTGCATAATCAGGCGTCGCTCGCCGTGCAGCGCAGGTTGCATCTGGAGGGGTTGCAGATGGTGATTCTGCCGATGAAGGTGTAG
- a CDS encoding VOC family protein, with translation MNKQIILNLPVRDLEKSRAFFAALGFGFDPRVSGDNAAMVVIVQDAIHAMLTTEAFFKTLIDKPVVQAKEANELVICLSCESREEVDSLIAKAVAAGGRTPHPPEDHGFMYDQGFEDIDGHLWNLVWTAPQEG, from the coding sequence ATGAACAAGCAGATCATTCTCAACCTGCCCGTCAGGGACCTGGAAAAATCCCGGGCTTTCTTTGCCGCGCTCGGCTTTGGCTTCGACCCACGAGTGTCGGGCGACAACGCGGCCATGGTGGTCATCGTGCAGGACGCCATCCACGCCATGCTGACGACCGAAGCCTTCTTCAAGACGCTGATCGACAAGCCCGTCGTGCAGGCGAAGGAAGCCAACGAGCTCGTCATCTGCCTGAGTTGCGAAAGCCGGGAAGAGGTGGACAGCCTGATCGCGAAGGCGGTAGCGGCCGGCGGACGCACGCCGCATCCGCCCGAGGATCACGGGTTCATGTATGACCAGGGGTTCGAGGATATCGATGGGCACCTGTGGAACCTGGTGTGGACGGCACCGCAGGAGGGATGA
- a CDS encoding ShlB/FhaC/HecB family hemolysin secretion/activation protein has product MNQKTRVLGIVFALTGAWEVGHAQTVPPAVLPGRIEQDIKKEPVPTTRNESIQIDRSRFPEQMPAGAQETRLVLSGIALSGNSVLTSAQLQPLWAPLVGREVTLADVFQVAARISAAYRERGYVLSQAIVPQQDLQAAGATVRIDVLEGYIDGVSFVGIEEPRLRAFFEPVLAEKPLRLATLERSLLLVNELAGVTVQANLKAGALPNASSLTVVAARTPATFSLSVHNRSTPALGRVRIEAGADLFGLVGRLDHHGLRAISSGDERLKYIGYAFDMPLGARGLKLQFNASASRSKPTSTLGNIDTSSDNLGIGLTYPIVRSRQANLTARAGFAGYNNSYDSVLTTASREDRIRSLRVGVSADYADAAAGISVLDAELSKGLSMLGASRSRPDELADPQFSKLSLYLARLQHLGGEWSLLLAATAQYSRDPLPTAEQLGLGGDTFLRAYDPSEVIGEKGAAGKAEIRYNAVLGPVQSTLYGYYDGGSVRRRQVAGPDLKGSLRAAGIGLRFSGAARLKGYVEVAKPLRTVVASRGNKDVRVFGGIGIDF; this is encoded by the coding sequence TTGAACCAGAAAACCCGTGTGCTTGGCATTGTGTTCGCGCTGACCGGCGCCTGGGAGGTTGGCCATGCGCAAACCGTTCCTCCCGCGGTGCTGCCAGGCCGGATCGAGCAGGACATCAAGAAGGAACCGGTGCCGACTACGCGTAACGAATCCATCCAGATCGACCGTTCGCGCTTCCCGGAACAGATGCCCGCCGGCGCGCAGGAGACACGCCTCGTACTCTCGGGCATTGCGCTGAGCGGCAACTCGGTGTTGACCAGTGCGCAGTTGCAGCCTTTGTGGGCGCCGCTCGTTGGCAGGGAGGTGACGTTGGCGGACGTGTTCCAGGTTGCCGCGCGCATCTCGGCCGCCTATCGCGAACGCGGCTATGTCCTGTCGCAAGCCATCGTGCCGCAACAGGACCTGCAAGCGGCCGGGGCGACCGTGCGCATCGACGTACTCGAAGGCTATATCGACGGCGTGTCATTTGTCGGCATCGAGGAACCGCGCTTGCGCGCTTTCTTCGAGCCGGTGCTTGCCGAGAAGCCATTGCGCCTTGCGACACTCGAGCGAAGCCTGCTGCTCGTGAACGAGCTCGCGGGGGTTACCGTGCAGGCAAACCTGAAAGCGGGCGCATTGCCCAATGCCTCGAGCCTCACAGTGGTGGCGGCCAGGACGCCTGCCACCTTTTCCCTGTCCGTCCACAATCGCAGCACACCCGCGCTGGGCCGGGTCCGGATCGAAGCCGGCGCCGATCTCTTCGGCCTGGTGGGGCGCCTGGACCATCACGGTCTGCGGGCCATCAGCTCCGGCGACGAGCGCCTCAAGTACATCGGCTATGCGTTCGACATGCCGCTTGGCGCGCGCGGATTGAAGCTGCAGTTCAATGCCTCGGCATCGCGCTCGAAGCCCACGTCCACGCTCGGCAATATCGACACCAGCAGCGACAACCTCGGCATCGGCCTGACGTACCCGATCGTTCGCAGCCGCCAGGCCAACCTTACTGCGCGTGCCGGTTTTGCCGGCTACAACAACAGTTACGACAGTGTGCTCACGACCGCCAGCCGCGAGGACCGGATACGCAGCCTGCGAGTCGGCGTGTCGGCCGATTATGCCGATGCGGCGGCCGGTATTTCGGTACTGGACGCCGAGCTGTCGAAAGGCTTGTCGATGCTGGGTGCATCCCGGTCCCGGCCGGACGAACTGGCTGATCCACAGTTCTCGAAACTGTCGCTCTACCTGGCCCGCTTGCAGCACCTCGGCGGCGAATGGTCGCTGCTGCTGGCGGCGACCGCGCAGTACAGCCGCGATCCCCTGCCCACCGCGGAACAGCTCGGGCTGGGCGGCGATACGTTCCTGCGGGCCTACGATCCCTCCGAAGTCATCGGCGAGAAGGGCGCTGCCGGCAAGGCCGAGATCCGTTACAACGCCGTGCTCGGCCCCGTCCAGTCGACGCTGTACGGGTACTACGACGGCGGGTCGGTGCGGCGCCGTCAGGTCGCCGGGCCCGACCTGAAAGGTTCGCTGCGTGCGGCCGGCATCGGCCTGCGCTTCAGCGGCGCGGCACGCCTCAAGGGTTATGTCGAAGTGGCCAAGCCATTGCGCACGGTGGTGGCCAGCCGGGGCAACAAGGACGTGCGCGTGTTCGGTGGAATCGGCATCGATTTCTGA
- a CDS encoding phasin family protein, with protein sequence MFPYSQEVAPSLRSHLESQAAFFNEFSNSLATAFQNICTANLKLGQSMLEETTTVGQRLLTTKDTTEALEIVAASAQPASNKIRAYQQHLSHLAANTQVDLSRVTQQHVQETSRTANDLASEVKRTVTEQTENNLRKQREAVEKAAQPFQSGAAWDNDNRAKSTQGAQGKANGNGASMQVDAQVGGSSIHGSAHGQDSNAAQPQGNKKSS encoded by the coding sequence ATGTTCCCATATTCGCAAGAAGTTGCTCCATCCCTTCGTTCGCACCTTGAATCGCAAGCCGCATTCTTTAATGAGTTCTCGAATTCGTTGGCGACGGCATTCCAGAATATTTGCACCGCAAATCTCAAGCTTGGCCAGTCGATGCTGGAAGAAACGACAACCGTCGGGCAGCGTCTTCTCACAACGAAGGATACGACGGAAGCCCTGGAAATCGTCGCTGCCTCCGCCCAGCCGGCATCCAACAAGATTCGCGCCTATCAGCAGCATCTGTCGCATCTGGCAGCAAATACCCAGGTGGATCTCTCCCGTGTCACGCAGCAGCATGTACAGGAAACGTCCCGTACCGCTAACGACCTGGCCAGCGAGGTAAAGCGCACCGTGACGGAACAAACGGAAAACAATCTCAGGAAGCAGCGTGAAGCAGTGGAAAAGGCAGCGCAGCCTTTCCAGTCCGGTGCCGCATGGGATAACGATAACCGCGCCAAGTCCACGCAGGGTGCCCAGGGCAAGGCGAACGGTAACGGCGCGAGCATGCAGGTCGATGCACAAGTGGGCGGTTCATCCATCCATGGCAGCGCCCACGGGCAGGATTCCAATGCTGCCCAGCCCCAAGGGAATAAAAAGTCCAGCTAG